The Brachypodium distachyon strain Bd21 chromosome 4, Brachypodium_distachyon_v3.0, whole genome shotgun sequence nucleotide sequence GGTTACCATGAAGGTACAAGGTAGTGAGCTTTGTCAAATTCCCCAAACTTCTTGGGCTGGATCCTGTTAGTGTGTTTTCGTAAAGCTCCAAGTTTTCTAAGTTCACCAAATACCCTAGTTCTCGAGGAATGTGACTGGAAAGTTGGTTATGGGAAAGGTACAAGGTACTGAGTTTGTTTAGGTCACCTATACTTCTTGGGATTGAACTGGAAATTTTATTGTTAGACAAATCTAATATAGACAGATGTTTTAGTTGGCCTATTTCATCAGGGATAGGACCAGTCAAGTGATTGCCTGACAAGTTTAGGTTCACAAGATTACTCATTTTCCCTATAAGTCTTGGAATTTCACTAGAGATTTGATTGCCAGATAGCTCTAAGAAATGGAGTTTTGTGAGGTTTGCTAAAGAAGGTGGAATAGAGCCTCTTATCTGGTTGCCTTGCAAGAGCAGAGCATGGAGCTCTACGAGAACCTCAATACTCGAAGGAATGCTCCCATCGAGCTCGTTGCTCGAGAGGTCGAGGCTTGCCAAGGTCCTCAATGCTGAGAAGTTGAGGGATTCCAGCGTCCCTCCAGCCAGCCTCATCCCCTGCAGGGAGACACCAGTGATCACTGGCTGGTGCTGCCGCCCATGCACCACATGCATACCACATGTGATGCCACGCCAACTGCAAAGCGATGACATGTTTTCCCAAGATTTTAGGGAGACTTGGCTTTGGTTGCTGAGGCTGGCTTTCCAAGCAAGGAGAGCTCCTGCTTGTTCTTTCAGTGATGGAAGCACCACCGTGCCGGAGACAACTGCTGCGGCGGTGGCAATCATCATTATGCTGAGAGATGCAAGCATTTTGGAAGACAAGAGTGGTTCCATGGCTAGGATATGAGCTGGTGTTGGTTATTATGTGCCCCTCAGAGTTCATAGTAGCACCTTAAATACTCACACCCCTGCCTCTATCTCTTTGGCCGTgttaaaagaaagaaaatgaactaAGGGCGGCCATGGAATAGTCTGCAGAAGCTGGCCATGATTGATGTAGAGTGTGAGAGATACAGTCAGCTCCAGCAGTCGATCGAGTGAAGATACCTCAAAGTTACAGCCACGGAAAATGTATACATGGGTTTGGTGTGTTTGAATGTCTGATTTTCATTAAATTCAGGCAATCAACTGCCCTCGTTTTTTCATTTCTGCCCTTGCTCACAGAATAATGTGTTCCATTTGTGGCCACAGAATAATAATCCAGTATAGAGTCTTGAATGCTTGACGGAGATACCGAAAGTTTAATTAGCCATCCACATCCATTGACAAATCTATGCAGTTGGATCAAGTTGGCTTGTCATATGACTGATGAGCTTGTCATATGCAGTTGGAAGCATCTGCCCTTGCATCTCTATATCACTATATTGCAGTGTGTATAGGTTCTTCATCATCTAGGAAGTGATCGATCAACATATATATGTCAGAGAGTAGCTAAGCTAAGCATTAGGTCGATACTGTAGTAACTCCTATATAATTTACCTGAAGTATTGGAGAATGAAGATGCGGCTTGCTCTGCTAGCCAGTGCAGTACATGACATCTGCATCAGGTTCTTCCAGGACCCCAAACGGAACCGCAGTCTGCAGCGTGTTCTTCGTCGTATCAACAGCAAAAATCCATGACCTCTTGTGCCATAGCTTCACCCTTGCCGTCAGGTAATTGAATTAAACGACACCATTGTTTGTCGCCATCCAAGCTCGGGGACTGGTCAGAAACCACAAGCTAGGTTGTGCAAGGCCACTCGCTCTGAAAGCTCAACTGTCACTCACGTCCTGTGGATtggcagcaggagcagcaatCCACTCAAATTTGGAATCACCTGGCTGTCGATTCTCATATTGGAAGCTTGGATTGTGTGTTGGTCGTCTTCCTTGTGCCAATATATCCCCACGGAAATCGCTCATCAATTCGACGGAATCGAGGTCCAGCTCAACGAACTTGAGGAGTCCATTCAGCGGCCGAACCGGCCGCCTTCGAGGcgcggcacgcagaggaggCACGGGCTTGTTCCGGCGGGGATGCGGCGCCAGAGGTCGAACCATCccatggcgccgccaccgagcGCGATGGCTTGGATGGtgaggtggccgccgccgtctccgtgGTCTCCTTGGGTAAGAATCCCGACCTCGTCAGCATCTTCATGGAAGaatctgccgccgccggggagcaGCCGGAGCGACGGATGCCCGCCGTCGggggtcggggaagaaggccgCCGACGACGTGTCCTCCCGGTGCCGAAGAGGACCCCGGTGGTGGACATGGGTGAAGACAGCAACTGCAGACTCCGTTACCTAGGCGAGAAGACGTATTCCTGTAAAGcgtggaacggagggagtaacaaattgGTGGAGGCTGAATCATGGAGATCAATTGGAGACccaatttttccttttgtatGGCGTATGTAGATATGCAACTACATTTTGGCACCATATTTTGCTACCACGACAAACCtcaaagattttgtttttgttaaaaaaaatcacagctTTTCGGAGTAATcgaaaggaagaagagaagagaagaagaaagaaacaaaaaatacagtGTGCGAACGAATCAAGGCAGGTGGGGGTGGGGATAAACATTTCTGCTCCTTTGCTTCAGTCGAGGAGTGCTCCCACGTTCCTGCAATGGCCTCCGAAACCAACTACCCCCCACGCTAccaagacgaagacgacgacgaggaagaagaagaagaagatgaggaagacgaagaattCGACGAGGACCCCTCCCGGCCGCCGTTCGCCGGCAGCGAGGAGGACCGCCTGGAGGCCGTGCtgcggcggctggcggcggacGAGGTCCGGATCCGAGTGCACGGCGTCGCGATCCGGGGCTGCGCCCGcacgcgccgcgccgccgcggaggcagCCGTGGGCCCGGacctcgcgcgcgccgccaccgtgccGGAGCtcctgcgcgccgccgcggccgccggcgaccgcctccgccgcctcggcgCCTTCGACTCCGTCTCCATCACCCTcgacgccgcgccgcccggggcccccgccgacggcgtcctcgtcctcgtcgacgtcgccgaggctcgcggcggcgccggcgccggcgggctcGGCGTCTTCGCCAACGCGGAGGTGCGCGCCGATCTcaacggaaaaaaaattctggattTTATGTTGAATTGAGCTGCCTTGCTTTGCGTGATCCATGTTGTGATCGCTTGGGTTCCTTCACTTGTTAAGATCAGACCACACGCACAGTATATTACTTCGATTTAGAGACGAGATTATAACCTAACAAATTCCCAACTGAATGATTGTTGTTTCTTTCGAACATGTACTCTTACAGAGTGTACTTAAGTAAATCAAGTGATTTGTTTTGCTGTCACAATGATGATACAGTTTTTCTTCATCTTTTGCATTATCGGATCCAGCAGGTGTTGTGTTGGCACCAATGTAATGTTTTGGATGATGCATAGGGGTGAGAAAATTTGAGGCGTATGTGTATCTGTATCAAAAGAATGGAGCTGTAGTTATTGCTTACTTGGAAAGAACGAGATAACTCTCTTATTTAGCACTCATGGATGCATGTATGATTGTGGTTGCTTCACTTGTAATGATATATCTTCAGCCGgatgtttttattttgctgTTTGTATTTTATGTGCTACCCTTCGTGCCAAACTCATGTTTATGTCATCCATCTTCCTCCTTTTAAATATGTTGCAGACTAGATCATGTTCAATTGATGGTTCACTGAGGTTCAAAAACCTATTTGGATACTGTGAGACCTGGGATGCATCCGGTGCTCTTGCTTTGGATCAGACACTGGAGCTTAGGGCCGGGGTGGCAGTGCCAAGACTGGGAGTGATACCAACTCCACTGACAGCTCGAGTATCATTTCTCTCCGAGGACTGGTTAAAGTCCTCCCTCAAAGAACACCTGATGGGCGTTTCTGTTGGCTTGCTCTCCACCACGAACCATAATCTTGCTTACAATCTGTCATGGAGAACTATAACCGATCCAGCACGGAAGTTCTCCAATTCCATAAGGGAGCAGTTAGGACATAGCCTGCTGTCCTCTATTAAATATACATACAAGATTGACCAGAGAGATTCAAGTATAAGACCGACACGTGGATATGCTTTTTTATCGTCTTCTCAAATTGGAGGTCTTGCACCAGACAGCAAAAACACACGTTTTGTTAGACAGGTATGTCGAAAATATACGCATCTGCACTTCATACTTTGTGTTCCATTTCAGGATGCAGATTAGTGTCCTTTCTTTTCAGTCTCTGCTTCCACTTGAGAAACCAGCAACTTCTACTTTCAGTGAGAGAATCTCCATTTTTGTTGTCTAGAGTCTAAT carries:
- the LOC112272429 gene encoding probable leucine-rich repeat receptor-like protein kinase At1g35710; this encodes MEPLLSSKMLASLSIMMIATAAAVVSGTVVLPSLKEQAGALLAWKASLSNQSQVSLKSWENMSSLCSWRGITCGMHVVHGRQHQPVITGVSLQGMRLAGGTLESLNFSALRTLASLDLSSNELDGSIPSSIEVLVELHALLLQGNQIRGSIPPSLANLTKLHFLELSGNQISSEIPRLIGKMSNLVNLNLSGNHLTGPIPDEIGQLKHLSILDLSNNKISSSIPRSIGDLNKLSTLYLSHNQLSSHIPRELGYLVNLENLELYENTLTGSSPRSLGNLTKLTTLYLHGNQLAGHIPQKLGYLLNLEVLGLGNNSITGSIPKDLCSLTKLTTLYIWGNKLSGHIPQELGYLVNLVDLELNGNTLTGSIPNSLGNLAKLTTLYLYENQLSGHIPRELGYLLNLEVLGLGNNSITGSIPKDLSNLTKLTTLYIWGNKLSGHIPQELGYLVNLVDLELNGNILTGSIPNSLGNLTKLTTLYLYNNQLSGHIPQGLGYLVNLEELGLSDNTLTGAIPNSLGNLTKLTTLYLHDNQLSGHIPQGLGYLVNLADLELSNNTLTGAIPNSLGNLTKLTKLYLW
- the LOC100823101 gene encoding SAM50-like protein SPAC17C9.06; the encoded protein is MASETNYPPRYQDEDDDEEEEEEDEEDEEFDEDPSRPPFAGSEEDRLEAVLRRLAADEVRIRVHGVAIRGCARTRRAAAEAAVGPDLARAATVPELLRAAAAAGDRLRRLGAFDSVSITLDAAPPGAPADGVLVLVDVAEARGGAGAGGLGVFANAETRSCSIDGSLRFKNLFGYCETWDASGALALDQTLELRAGVAVPRLGVIPTPLTARVSFLSEDWLKSSLKEHLMGVSVGLLSTTNHNLAYNLSWRTITDPARKFSNSIREQLGHSLLSSIKYTYKIDQRDSSIRPTRGYAFLSSSQIGGLAPDSKNTRFVRQELDLRVAIPLGVWNGALNAGVAAGVIHPLARGATGSISPLPERFYLGGNRSLVCRLGGPSSLLGFKSRGLGPTDSQTCAPKKSENDASTSEQDAMGGDIALTAFADLSFDLPLKPLRELGIHGHAFVSAGNHANLTECDIRKFHLTEFLQKFRSSVGVGVVVPTRLFRMEINYCHILKQFDHDRVKTGIQLNFSSP